One stretch of Euphorbia lathyris chromosome 7, ddEupLath1.1, whole genome shotgun sequence DNA includes these proteins:
- the LOC136201033 gene encoding SKP1-like protein 1B, which translates to MSTGRKITLKSSDGETFEVDEAVALESQTIKHMIEDDCADNGIPLPNVTSKILSKVIEYCKKHVETPKSEERPSSADEELKTWDAEFVKVDQATLFDLILAANYLNIKSLLDLTCQTVADMIKGKTPEEIRKTFNIKNDFTPEEEEEVRRENQWAFE; encoded by the exons ATGTCAACTGGCAGGAAAATCACGTTGAAAAGCTCCGACGGCGAGACTTTTGAGGTAGATGAGGCGGTGGCTCTTGAATCTCAGACGATTAAGCATATGATTGAAGACGACTGCGCTGATAACGGTATCCCTCTGCCTAATGTCACCAGCAAGATCCTTTCAAAGGTAATCGAGTACTGCAAGAAGCACGTCGAGACTCCTAAGTCCGAAGAACGTCCCTCCTCCGCCGACGAAGAGTTGAAGACCTGGGACGCTGAGTTCGTCAAAGTTGATCAGGCTACCCTCTTTGATCTCATACTG GCTGCCAATTACTTGAACATCAAGAGCTTGCTGGATCTCACTTGTCAGACAGTAGCAGACATGATCAAGGGAAAAACTCCAGAAGAAATTCGCAAGACTTTTAACATCAAGAACGACTTTACGCcagaggaagaggaggaagtTCGAAGAGAGAACCAGTGGGCTTTTGAGTGA
- the LOC136235834 gene encoding norbelladine synthase-like: MKGEQSVETPVGVPASVVWEAYRGLELGRLVDQLLPDVVGKVQILEGDGGVGTIVKLTFPPGTPGNGYLKEIFREQDDEKRVKVTEVIEGGYKDVGFDVCRICLEIIEKDAESAIVKSTIQYEIDDTKAHLVSFISTNTLEIMAQTVGNYLAHNKSSTPTI, translated from the exons ATGAAAGGTGAACAATCAGTGGAGACTCCGGTGGGTGTTCCGGCGAGCGTGGTGTGGGAAGCTTATCGTGGGCTAGAGCTGGGTAGACTTGTGGATCAACTCCTCCCTGATGTTGTCGGCAAAGTTCAAATTTTGGAAGGCGACGGAGGCGTCGGCACCATTGTcaaacttacatttcctcctg GAACGCCGGGGAATGGTTACTTGAAGGAAATATTTAGAGAGCAAGATGATGAAAAGCGAGTGAAGGTAACTGAAGTTATTGAAGGAGGTTACAAAGATGTTGGTTTTGATGTTTGTCGAATTTGTTTGGAGATAATTGAAAAGGATGCTGAATCTGCTATTGTTAAATCAACAATTCAGTATGAGATTGATGACACCAAAGCTCACCTTGTTTCCTTTATATCCACCAACACACTTGAGATCATGGCTCAGACTGTTGGCAATTATCTTGCTCACAACAAATCATCCACACCTACTATTTAA
- the LOC136201339 gene encoding uncharacterized protein isoform X1, producing the protein MEPVDFVMDKIKRLAKSGQDFVDGVLRRRDNSNRRNPIEILKRLQREAFSDQMKLRDRQDKLERLLSFYRTSKGSPFQEASTHLRGDVDVLGAILLIGDVNQEHYDALSRAGIRTGVESKFTFETTVRERDTLFAEFVASQNGMGYDGDGSGTALSLTKVSYMANISDWFSLIAIPVGAQSRDLRIISNSSNQRKGLTDLSFAGPPLLNQHNGSTIGLTVRKSNIIASITQSVSGLGMQQHSSNGIGHCLSTFGQIVCHLPRRIKLSVSGLHRVPKSSNQHVAFGPLTIPLVFSKQHEDPEPMLERNALQTLATDSIALNLESELDENTKIGGWVEMESSNSKQVRWAVNVFDESEDETGWGMCVSGMVEGSSNWAHLQAESYLKLNLGNKLSIKPGIAYAMDGNANIFALMLRSSWSF; encoded by the exons ATTGAGATCCTGAAGAGGTTGCAACGGGAAGCATTTTCAGATCAGATGAAACTTAGGGACAGGCAAGATAAACTTGAAAGATTGTTGTCCTTTTACCGAACATCAAAAGGGAGTCCGTTTCAAGAAGCCAGTACTCATCTGAGGGGAGATGTTGATGTCCTGGGAGCAATACTATTAATTGGTGATGTTAATCAAGAGCATTATGATGCCCTTTCTAGAGCCGGTATTAGAACTGGAGTTGAATCAAAGTTCACCTTTGAAACAACTGTCCGGGAGAGGGATACTCTTTTTGCAGAGTTTGTGGCTAGTCAAAATGGCATGGGATATGATGGTGATGGTTCGGGAACTGCACTTTCTCTTACAAAGGTATCATATATGGCAAATATTAGTGACTGGTTTTCGTTGATTGCGATCCCAGTAGGAGCTCAGTCGAGAGATCTCAGAATCATCTCAAATTCTTCAAATcag AGAAAGGGCCTAACTGATCTTTCATTTGCTGGACCGCCGCTTTTGAATCAGCATAATGGTAGTACCATTGGTTTGACAGTGAGAAAATCAAATATTATTGCTTCAATAACCCAGTCTGTCTCCGGATTAGGAATGCAGCAACATTCTTCTAATGGAATAGGGCACTGCTTAAGCACTTTCGGGCAAATTGTCTGTCATCTTCCTAGAAGAATAAAACTTTCAGTTTCGGGTCTGCATCGAGTACCAAAATCATCTAATCAGCATGTTGCTTTTGGACCTCTCACCATTCCCTTGGTCTTCAGCAAACAACATGAAGATCCTGAGCCAATGCTAGAAAGGAATGCCCTTCAAACTCTAGCAACAGACTCTATCGCTCTGAATCTAGAATCCGAACTGGACGAGAATACAAAAATTGGAGGCTGGGTTGAAATGGAAAGTTCCAACTCCAAGCAGGTGCGGTGGGCAGTCAATGTTTTTGATGAATCTGAAGATGAAACCGGGTGGGGAATGTGTGTGAGTGGGATGGTTGAGGGTTCAAGTAATTGGGCTCATTTACAAGCAGAATCATACCTAAAACTGAACTTGGGGAATAAACTCAGCATAAAACCTGGTATTGCATATGCTATGGATGGCAATGCCAATATATTTGCTCTTATGCTTCGCTCTAGCTGGTCCTTCTGA
- the LOC136201339 gene encoding uncharacterized protein isoform X2, with the protein MKLRDRQDKLERLLSFYRTSKGSPFQEASTHLRGDVDVLGAILLIGDVNQEHYDALSRAGIRTGVESKFTFETTVRERDTLFAEFVASQNGMGYDGDGSGTALSLTKVSYMANISDWFSLIAIPVGAQSRDLRIISNSSNQRKGLTDLSFAGPPLLNQHNGSTIGLTVRKSNIIASITQSVSGLGMQQHSSNGIGHCLSTFGQIVCHLPRRIKLSVSGLHRVPKSSNQHVAFGPLTIPLVFSKQHEDPEPMLERNALQTLATDSIALNLESELDENTKIGGWVEMESSNSKQVRWAVNVFDESEDETGWGMCVSGMVEGSSNWAHLQAESYLKLNLGNKLSIKPGIAYAMDGNANIFALMLRSSWSF; encoded by the exons ATGAAACTTAGGGACAGGCAAGATAAACTTGAAAGATTGTTGTCCTTTTACCGAACATCAAAAGGGAGTCCGTTTCAAGAAGCCAGTACTCATCTGAGGGGAGATGTTGATGTCCTGGGAGCAATACTATTAATTGGTGATGTTAATCAAGAGCATTATGATGCCCTTTCTAGAGCCGGTATTAGAACTGGAGTTGAATCAAAGTTCACCTTTGAAACAACTGTCCGGGAGAGGGATACTCTTTTTGCAGAGTTTGTGGCTAGTCAAAATGGCATGGGATATGATGGTGATGGTTCGGGAACTGCACTTTCTCTTACAAAGGTATCATATATGGCAAATATTAGTGACTGGTTTTCGTTGATTGCGATCCCAGTAGGAGCTCAGTCGAGAGATCTCAGAATCATCTCAAATTCTTCAAATcag AGAAAGGGCCTAACTGATCTTTCATTTGCTGGACCGCCGCTTTTGAATCAGCATAATGGTAGTACCATTGGTTTGACAGTGAGAAAATCAAATATTATTGCTTCAATAACCCAGTCTGTCTCCGGATTAGGAATGCAGCAACATTCTTCTAATGGAATAGGGCACTGCTTAAGCACTTTCGGGCAAATTGTCTGTCATCTTCCTAGAAGAATAAAACTTTCAGTTTCGGGTCTGCATCGAGTACCAAAATCATCTAATCAGCATGTTGCTTTTGGACCTCTCACCATTCCCTTGGTCTTCAGCAAACAACATGAAGATCCTGAGCCAATGCTAGAAAGGAATGCCCTTCAAACTCTAGCAACAGACTCTATCGCTCTGAATCTAGAATCCGAACTGGACGAGAATACAAAAATTGGAGGCTGGGTTGAAATGGAAAGTTCCAACTCCAAGCAGGTGCGGTGGGCAGTCAATGTTTTTGATGAATCTGAAGATGAAACCGGGTGGGGAATGTGTGTGAGTGGGATGGTTGAGGGTTCAAGTAATTGGGCTCATTTACAAGCAGAATCATACCTAAAACTGAACTTGGGGAATAAACTCAGCATAAAACCTGGTATTGCATATGCTATGGATGGCAATGCCAATATATTTGCTCTTATGCTTCGCTCTAGCTGGTCCTTCTGA